One Simonsiella muelleri ATCC 29453 DNA window includes the following coding sequences:
- the trpA gene encoding tryptophan synthase subunit alpha: MSRIAQTFAQLHPQKALIPYITVGDPNLDTTLALMHSMVANGADILELGIPFSDPMADGEVIQRAVERALANHVSLRDVLAVMQRFRQSNQHTPIVLMGYLNPIHKMGYAEFAQAAANAGVDGVLTVDNPIETIAPLQEALKARGVDCIFLIAPTTTETRVQAIAERASGFVYYVSLKGVTGSAQLNVETVAEKVAMLRRYIHIPIGVGFGISDAASAAKIGSVADAVIVGSWIVREIEEQGEHAVMKVGELVGSLKAAILS, from the coding sequence ATGAGCCGAATCGCCCAAACTTTCGCCCAACTTCATCCCCAAAAAGCCTTGATTCCCTACATTACCGTGGGCGACCCAAATTTGGACACCACTTTGGCATTAATGCACAGTATGGTGGCAAATGGCGCAGACATTTTGGAATTAGGTATCCCCTTTTCCGACCCAATGGCAGATGGTGAAGTCATTCAACGCGCAGTAGAACGCGCACTGGCAAACCACGTTTCATTGCGCGATGTATTGGCGGTGATGCAGCGTTTTCGTCAATCCAATCAACATACGCCAATCGTTTTGATGGGCTACCTGAATCCCATTCACAAAATGGGTTACGCCGAATTCGCTCAAGCTGCTGCCAATGCTGGTGTGGACGGTGTTTTAACGGTGGACAACCCCATTGAAACCATTGCACCTTTACAAGAAGCCCTAAAAGCGCGTGGCGTAGATTGCATTTTCCTGATTGCCCCCACCACCACTGAAACACGTGTACAAGCGATTGCAGAACGTGCCAGTGGTTTTGTGTACTACGTTTCGCTCAAAGGCGTAACAGGTTCAGCACAATTAAATGTGGAGACGGTAGCAGAAAAAGTAGCAATGTTACGCCGCTACATTCATATTCCGATTGGTGTGGGATTTGGGATTAGCGATGCAGCAAGCGCAGCAAAAATTGGTTCAGTGGCAGACGCTGTGATTGTGGGCAGCTGGATTGTGCGCGAAATTGAAGAACAAGGCGAACATGCAGTCATGAAAGTCGGCGAATTAGTAGGCAGCCTGAAAGCCGCTATTTTATCGTGA
- the petA gene encoding ubiquinol-cytochrome c reductase iron-sulfur subunit, giving the protein MNNNEINKERRRFLSLATAGAGAVAAAGVATPLVASWFPSEKAKAAGASVEVDVSKVEAGQLLTAEWRGKPIFILNRTPEQVKDLATLDGSLTDPKSEADQQPEYCKNPTRSIKENIWVAIGICTHLGCSPTYRPDVGAADLGGGAWKGGFFCPCHGSKFDLAGRVFAGVPAPTNLVIPPYKYLSDNVVLIGED; this is encoded by the coding sequence ATGAATAATAACGAAATTAATAAGGAACGCCGCCGCTTTCTCTCACTGGCGACAGCAGGTGCAGGTGCAGTGGCTGCTGCTGGTGTGGCAACTCCGCTGGTTGCAAGTTGGTTTCCGTCTGAAAAAGCAAAAGCAGCAGGGGCTTCGGTAGAAGTTGATGTCAGCAAAGTGGAAGCAGGTCAATTATTGACGGCTGAATGGCGTGGCAAACCCATTTTTATTTTGAATCGTACGCCAGAGCAGGTCAAAGATTTGGCAACATTGGACGGTAGCCTAACCGATCCCAAATCAGAAGCAGACCAGCAGCCTGAATACTGCAAAAACCCTACGCGCTCTATTAAAGAGAATATTTGGGTAGCGATTGGGATTTGTACCCACTTGGGTTGCTCGCCAACGTATCGTCCAGATGTGGGCGCGGCAGATTTGGGTGGTGGTGCGTGGAAAGGCGGTTTTTTCTGCCCTTGTCATGGCTCTAAATTTGACTTAGCAGGTCGCGTATTTGCGGGTGTGCCTGCACCGACTAATTTGGTGATTCCACCATATAAATATTTAAGCGACAACGTTGTGTTGATCGGTGAAGATTAA
- a CDS encoding cytochrome b, translating into MENQKSCNKAKALLDWVDARFPLTKMYNEHVGQYYAPKNFNFWYFFGSLALLVLVIQIVSGIFLTMNFKPDGTTNAQNLPVAFAAVEYIMRDVSGGWIIRYMHSTGASSFFIVVYLHMFRGLIYGSYKKPRELVWVFGSLIFLALMAEAFMGYLLPWGQMSFWGAQVIINLFGAIPVIGPDLSTWIRGDFNVSDATLNRFFALHVIAVPLVLIGLVAAHLIALHEVGSNNPDGVEIKKLKDSNGIPLDGIPFHPYYTVKDILGVVVFLIFFCGVMFFAPEGGGYFLEKPNFDPANPMVTPPHIAPVWYFTPFYAILRAIPSFAGTQVWGVLGMGGAVVLIALLPWLDRSPTKSVRYRGPIFKTMLVLFIISFIGLGILGAMVATDLRTWVARALSVIYFAFFLLMPIYTKLDRDKSVPERVTMGTNKQKIMFFVYVAITLIGAYLFATNI; encoded by the coding sequence ATGGAAAACCAAAAAAGCTGCAATAAGGCAAAAGCCTTGCTGGACTGGGTGGACGCACGTTTCCCCCTGACTAAAATGTACAACGAACACGTTGGACAATATTACGCACCAAAAAACTTTAATTTTTGGTATTTCTTTGGTTCATTGGCCTTACTGGTACTTGTGATTCAAATCGTGAGTGGCATTTTCTTGACCATGAACTTCAAACCTGATGGCACAACTAATGCTCAAAATCTGCCTGTTGCTTTTGCAGCAGTGGAATACATTATGCGTGATGTATCAGGTGGTTGGATTATTCGCTATATGCATTCAACAGGTGCATCATCGTTTTTCATTGTGGTTTATTTGCATATGTTCCGTGGATTGATTTACGGTTCATACAAAAAACCGCGTGAATTGGTGTGGGTATTTGGTTCGTTGATTTTTTTGGCATTGATGGCAGAAGCGTTTATGGGCTATTTGTTGCCTTGGGGTCAGATGTCGTTTTGGGGCGCACAAGTGATTATTAACTTGTTTGGTGCGATTCCTGTTATTGGTCCAGACTTATCTACTTGGATTCGTGGTGATTTTAACGTATCTGATGCAACTTTAAATCGTTTCTTTGCATTGCACGTTATCGCTGTTCCTTTGGTGTTGATTGGATTGGTCGCAGCACACTTGATTGCTTTGCACGAAGTGGGTTCAAATAATCCAGATGGTGTGGAAATCAAAAAACTAAAAGATTCCAACGGTATTCCATTGGACGGTATTCCGTTCCATCCTTATTACACCGTTAAAGATATTTTGGGTGTGGTGGTATTTTTGATTTTCTTCTGTGGCGTGATGTTTTTCGCGCCTGAAGGTGGCGGTTATTTCTTGGAAAAACCGAACTTTGACCCAGCTAACCCAATGGTTACGCCACCGCATATCGCGCCAGTATGGTATTTCACACCATTTTATGCGATTTTGCGTGCTATTCCATCGTTTGCGGGTACACAAGTTTGGGGCGTATTGGGCATGGGGGGCGCGGTGGTACTGATTGCATTGTTGCCATGGCTTGACCGTTCACCAACTAAATCAGTGCGTTATCGCGGTCCTATTTTCAAAACCATGTTGGTGTTATTCATTATTTCTTTCATTGGTTTAGGTATTTTGGGTGCAATGGTGGCGACCGATTTGCGTACTTGGGTAGCGCGTGCTTTATCTGTGATTTACTTTGCCTTTTTCTTGTTGATGCCAATTTACACGAAATTAGACCGCGATAAATCCGTTCCAGAACGTGTAACCATGGGTACGAACAAACAAAAAATCATGTTCTTTGTGTATGTTGCGATTACTTTAATCGGCGCATACTTGTTTGCAACCAATATTTAA
- a CDS encoding cytochrome c1, with protein MKKALKNTLAALLVAAPMGVAVANTAHYEHVELDPRNQVSLQRGAQIFVNNCLSCHSASAMRYNRLQDIGLTEDEIKKNLMFTTDKVGDVMQAHMAPADAKKWFGTVPPDLTLIARSRGADYIYAYLRGFYKDPTRPTGWNNTVLPNAAMPHVLWEQQGVQAVKLDKDGKPVVHEEHGVKTPQLEWESTGKLTRMTKEGDIITNDYDEYVRDLTNFMAYMAEPAQVQRKQIGYLVLLFLIAVMLPLAYFLKKEFWKDVH; from the coding sequence ATGAAAAAAGCATTGAAAAATACTCTTGCTGCATTATTAGTGGCAGCACCCATGGGCGTGGCGGTTGCCAATACCGCACATTATGAACACGTTGAATTGGATCCACGCAACCAAGTGAGCTTGCAACGTGGCGCACAGATTTTTGTGAATAACTGTTTGTCTTGCCATTCAGCATCTGCGATGCGCTATAACCGTTTACAAGACATCGGTTTGACGGAAGATGAAATCAAGAAAAATCTGATGTTTACCACCGATAAAGTAGGCGATGTCATGCAAGCACACATGGCTCCAGCCGATGCGAAAAAATGGTTTGGTACTGTGCCACCTGATTTGACATTGATTGCTCGTTCACGTGGTGCGGATTATATTTATGCTTATTTGCGCGGTTTCTACAAAGACCCAACGCGCCCAACTGGTTGGAATAATACCGTATTACCAAATGCCGCGATGCCACACGTTCTGTGGGAACAACAAGGTGTGCAAGCCGTGAAATTGGATAAAGATGGTAAACCTGTTGTGCATGAAGAACACGGTGTGAAAACACCTCAATTGGAGTGGGAAAGCACAGGTAAATTAACGCGCATGACCAAAGAAGGCGACATCATTACCAACGATTATGATGAATATGTGCGTGATTTGACTAATTTTATGGCGTACATGGCAGAACCTGCACAAGTACAACGTAAGCAAATTGGCTATCTTGTGTTGTTATTCCTGATTGCTGTGATGCTGCCGTTGGCATATTTCTTGAAAAAAGAATTCTGGAAAGACGTGCATTAA
- a CDS encoding isochorismatase family protein — translation MFYATQTLAIVIDIQQRLVPAMLNSRTFVNKSCQMIKGLNILNIPVILTEQYPRGLGNTVADVQILSGEWVFEKTQFSALTPEVQTLISRKKPKNIIVLGCESHVCVLQTVLALREQNLNVYIPQECIASRTQENKNNGLQQMQAAGAIVSNIESILFQLLGDAKHPKFKEISKLIQ, via the coding sequence ATGTTTTATGCAACACAAACATTGGCAATTGTCATTGATATTCAGCAACGCCTTGTGCCTGCGATGTTAAACAGTAGAACATTTGTGAATAAATCATGTCAAATGATTAAGGGTTTGAATATTTTGAATATTCCTGTTATTTTAACCGAACAATACCCCAGAGGTTTGGGAAATACGGTTGCAGATGTGCAAATTCTTTCTGGCGAATGGGTATTTGAAAAAACACAGTTTTCAGCACTGACTCCCGAAGTGCAAACGTTGATTTCAAGAAAAAAACCAAAAAATATCATTGTATTGGGTTGTGAATCACACGTTTGCGTGTTGCAAACAGTGTTGGCGTTACGCGAACAAAATTTAAATGTGTATATTCCACAAGAGTGCATTGCATCGCGAACACAGGAAAATAAAAATAACGGTTTGCAGCAGATGCAGGCGGCTGGCGCAATCGTCTCGAATATTGAAAGTATTTTGTTTCAATTATTGGGTGATGCCAAACACCCTAAATTTAAAGAAATTTCTAAATTAATTCAATAG
- a CDS encoding GNAT family N-acetyltransferase encodes MNHIIRLATHEDLAQIVEIYNSTVASRQSTADLEPVSVASREAWFQAHQKPNRPIYVLANQLDNSVLAWASFSDYYARMAYDMTAEISLYVRHDSRGVGTGKDLLAYMLMKAPSLHIKNVVGVIFAHNHASLHLFAKFGFVEWGRLPEVCDMGNMLADVVILGKRIKA; translated from the coding sequence ATGAACCACATTATTCGTTTGGCAACACATGAAGATTTAGCACAAATCGTTGAAATTTATAACAGTACGGTTGCGAGTCGGCAGTCCACTGCTGATTTGGAACCCGTGAGCGTGGCGAGTCGTGAAGCGTGGTTTCAGGCACATCAAAAGCCAAATCGTCCTATTTATGTTTTAGCAAATCAGCTGGACAATAGCGTTTTGGCTTGGGCAAGTTTCAGCGATTATTATGCGCGCATGGCGTATGATATGACTGCGGAAATCAGTTTGTATGTACGCCATGACAGTCGTGGTGTGGGGACGGGCAAAGATTTGTTAGCATATATGTTGATGAAAGCCCCGAGTTTGCACATTAAAAATGTGGTTGGCGTGATTTTTGCGCATAATCATGCCAGTTTGCATTTGTTTGCGAAATTTGGTTTTGTGGAGTGGGGCAGGCTGCCTGAAGTATGCGATATGGGGAATATGCTGGCGGACGTGGTGATTTTAGGGAAGAGAATTAAAGCGTGA